One part of the Salinivirga cyanobacteriivorans genome encodes these proteins:
- a CDS encoding energy transducer TonB, which produces MFENRKKNKRIAFWATFSFMGTVLILLIFFGFSTPLPLPEEEGILVNFGYEESGSGPVETGGEAIPEPVTQPEAVTPPPTESASEEEVMTQDFEEAAAMEAKKEEARKKREEELRKQREREEELRRQRELEEKRRKEQEEKEKINEITKNAFSQGSNNNSNAESDGNKTGSGNQGDPEGDPNAKNYGEGKGLGDKGIGYSLQGRSPQGGRLPKPAYTANEEGIVVVRVTVDRNGNVTSASYQAKGSTTTSQKLINAAVKAARKARFNQDNEADAFQVGTITYRFVLQ; this is translated from the coding sequence ATGTTTGAAAACCGAAAAAAAAATAAACGAATAGCTTTTTGGGCTACTTTCTCATTTATGGGAACAGTACTCATATTGCTCATATTTTTCGGTTTTTCAACACCCTTGCCTTTGCCCGAAGAGGAAGGCATACTCGTAAACTTCGGCTATGAAGAATCCGGATCAGGGCCTGTGGAAACAGGTGGTGAAGCTATTCCCGAACCTGTTACGCAACCAGAAGCTGTAACACCTCCACCAACAGAGAGTGCCTCAGAAGAAGAAGTCATGACCCAGGATTTTGAGGAAGCCGCTGCCATGGAGGCTAAAAAAGAAGAAGCAAGAAAAAAACGTGAAGAAGAGCTACGAAAACAGCGTGAACGCGAAGAAGAATTAAGACGACAACGAGAGCTGGAAGAAAAACGCAGAAAAGAGCAGGAAGAGAAAGAAAAAATAAACGAAATAACGAAAAATGCCTTCTCCCAGGGCAGTAATAACAATTCCAATGCCGAGTCAGACGGCAATAAAACCGGATCAGGGAACCAGGGTGATCCCGAAGGTGACCCTAACGCCAAAAATTATGGTGAAGGCAAAGGGCTTGGCGACAAAGGAATTGGCTACAGCTTACAAGGCAGGTCGCCTCAGGGCGGAAGATTACCTAAACCAGCTTACACGGCCAATGAAGAAGGTATTGTAGTTGTTCGTGTAACTGTAGACCGAAATGGAAACGTTACAAGTGCAAGTTACCAGGCCAAAGGTTCCACAACCACAAGTCAAAAATTGATTAATGCCGCTGTGAAAGCTGCACGCAAAGCGCGATTTAATCAGGACAATGAAGCTGATGCTTTTCAGGTTGGAACCATTACTTACCGGTTTGTGCTTCAATAA
- a CDS encoding acetyl-CoA hydrolase/transferase family protein: MQKTYTPVSAQEAVKAVKSGDRIHVHSVACTPTILLEALMERSGELSDVTIQHIHTEGPAPYAEENGKYMGTFELESFFVGGNVRKATQAGYADYIPVFLSETQRLIRDEVLPIDVAMVQISLPDQHGWVSIGTSVDCSKAAIEKAKTVIAVVNKHMPRAWGDAMMPLSDFDIFVEHDSPLIEAHMPELSDQDIAIGKNVANLIEDGATLQMGIGAIPNAVLSQLGNHKNLGVHTEMFSDGLLPLVEQGIVNGANKTLDQGKIVASFLMGSKDLYNFVDDNPGVLMQDVHYTNSVHIIKQNPKVTAINSAIQVDITGQVCADSIGTKFYSGVGGQIDFMRGASFSEGGKPILAIPSVTKKGMSKIAPMLCEGGGVVTTRANMHWLVTEFGAVNLYGKTLQKRARDIISIAHPDHQESLDKAAFDRFGSHYHFIKSKKELEIRKN; the protein is encoded by the coding sequence ATGCAAAAAACATACACACCTGTATCTGCACAAGAAGCAGTAAAAGCGGTTAAATCAGGCGATCGCATACATGTTCACAGTGTAGCCTGCACTCCTACAATATTACTTGAAGCACTCATGGAGCGTTCAGGTGAATTAAGCGATGTAACCATTCAACACATACACACCGAAGGCCCTGCACCTTATGCAGAGGAAAACGGCAAATATATGGGTACATTTGAACTGGAATCCTTCTTTGTAGGCGGAAATGTTCGCAAAGCTACTCAAGCTGGCTATGCCGATTACATTCCGGTTTTCCTTAGCGAAACACAACGTTTAATCAGAGATGAAGTTCTGCCAATAGATGTTGCCATGGTACAAATCTCCCTGCCCGATCAACATGGCTGGGTTTCAATCGGAACATCTGTAGATTGCAGCAAAGCAGCCATAGAAAAAGCAAAAACGGTTATTGCAGTAGTAAACAAACATATGCCACGAGCCTGGGGCGATGCTATGATGCCGTTAAGTGATTTTGATATTTTTGTGGAACACGACAGTCCGCTTATTGAGGCACACATGCCCGAATTGTCGGATCAGGATATTGCCATAGGCAAAAATGTGGCCAATTTAATTGAAGATGGCGCCACATTGCAAATGGGCATTGGGGCTATACCCAATGCAGTGCTTTCGCAGCTGGGTAACCACAAAAACCTTGGCGTGCACACAGAGATGTTTTCAGATGGTCTATTGCCACTTGTAGAGCAGGGAATTGTTAACGGAGCCAACAAAACACTTGACCAGGGTAAAATTGTAGCCTCATTTTTAATGGGTTCAAAAGACCTCTACAACTTTGTGGATGATAATCCGGGTGTACTCATGCAGGACGTGCATTATACAAACTCAGTACACATCATTAAACAAAACCCAAAGGTAACTGCTATTAATTCAGCTATTCAGGTAGATATCACGGGCCAGGTATGCGCCGATTCCATTGGCACTAAATTTTATAGTGGCGTTGGTGGGCAAATTGACTTCATGCGCGGAGCTTCGTTCAGTGAGGGCGGAAAACCCATACTTGCCATTCCATCGGTAACAAAAAAAGGAATGAGTAAAATAGCACCAATGCTTTGTGAGGGCGGTGGCGTAGTAACCACAAGAGCTAACATGCACTGGCTGGTCACTGAATTTGGTGCAGTCAACCTATATGGTAAAACACTACAAAAAAGGGCACGCGACATCATTAGCATAGCCCACCCCGATCATCAGGAATCGTTGGACAAAGCTGCATTTGACAGGTTTGGATCACATTACCACTTTATTAAAAGTAAAAAAGAGTTGGAAATCAGAAAGAACTAA
- a CDS encoding bifunctional folylpolyglutamate synthase/dihydrofolate synthase translates to MNYSETLEFLYAQLPMYQREGKAAYKANLDVTIKLDEHFRHPHQFYPTIHVAGTNGKGSVSHMIAAALQQAGFRTGLYTSPHLLDFRERIRIDGEMITEKYVTNFVEDNQRIIKELKPSFFEITAAMAFDYFARERVDVAVIETGMGGRLDSTNIINPIVSVITNIGLDHTHFLGNTLDAVAREKAGIIKKETPVIVGEKQAETMEVFAEKSLELAAPVTNASDRFEILSITSSAPFATQKVTLYDRFIGEEFTWKIDLTGHYQAKNLVTVLATLDAIRDKFPVSDKDRDLALRKVRDKTGFRGRWDILDTHPLTVADTAHNTEGLTIVMEQLNQVEFKKLHMVIGVVDDKNLYNIFKLLPQSAAYYFTRSKIPRALNERVLRDKAYASGLHGESYENVADALHAARASAGENDLIYIGGSTFVVAEALT, encoded by the coding sequence ATGAACTATTCTGAAACATTAGAATTTTTATATGCACAGTTGCCTATGTATCAGCGAGAGGGGAAGGCAGCTTATAAGGCCAATTTGGATGTAACAATTAAACTTGATGAGCACTTCAGGCATCCACACCAGTTTTATCCAACCATACATGTTGCAGGAACTAATGGTAAGGGTTCCGTTAGTCACATGATTGCTGCGGCTTTGCAACAGGCCGGATTTCGAACAGGCTTGTATACTTCACCGCACTTACTGGATTTCAGAGAGCGAATCAGGATTGATGGTGAAATGATTACTGAAAAATATGTAACCAATTTTGTTGAAGATAATCAACGAATAATTAAGGAGCTTAAGCCAAGTTTTTTTGAAATAACTGCAGCCATGGCCTTTGATTATTTTGCCCGCGAAAGAGTCGATGTAGCAGTAATAGAAACTGGTATGGGCGGTCGCCTGGACTCAACAAACATCATAAATCCAATTGTTTCGGTAATAACAAATATTGGACTTGATCATACACATTTTTTAGGTAATACACTGGATGCTGTTGCCAGAGAGAAGGCCGGTATCATAAAAAAAGAAACGCCGGTTATTGTTGGAGAAAAACAAGCAGAAACAATGGAGGTTTTTGCTGAAAAGTCGCTAGAGCTTGCAGCACCGGTAACGAACGCTTCTGATCGTTTCGAAATTTTATCAATTACTTCATCAGCTCCTTTTGCTACTCAGAAAGTCACACTGTACGATCGGTTTATAGGCGAAGAGTTTACATGGAAAATAGATCTGACCGGCCATTACCAGGCTAAAAACCTGGTAACCGTATTGGCAACATTAGATGCAATTCGCGATAAGTTTCCGGTTAGCGATAAAGACAGGGACTTGGCATTGAGAAAAGTTAGAGATAAGACAGGTTTTAGAGGACGTTGGGATATTCTGGATACGCACCCACTAACAGTTGCCGATACTGCCCACAATACCGAAGGACTTACAATAGTGATGGAGCAGCTTAACCAGGTTGAATTTAAAAAACTACATATGGTAATCGGAGTGGTCGATGATAAAAACCTTTACAATATTTTTAAATTATTACCACAATCGGCGGCCTATTATTTTACACGTTCTAAAATACCCAGAGCGCTCAACGAACGAGTACTCAGAGATAAGGCTTACGCATCGGGCTTACATGGTGAAAGTTATGAGAATGTGGCCGATGCTTTGCATGCTGCACGTGCATCAGCAGGTGAAAACGATTTGATTTATATTGGAGGAAGTACATTTGTGGTGGCAGAGGCGCTTACATAA
- a CDS encoding PhoH family protein: MPTSKTKKIFVLDTNVLLHDFQCLDHFEEHDIVLPITVLEELDRFKKGHDQINYNAREIARKLGKLSDDKIFKTGISLGPKKGKLFIETGKPYSQEFRESFPADTPDHRILSIALQVKAAKRKPVIFVSKDINLRLKAKAMGMPTEDYETDKVEKIENIFEEVQTVTNISDELISKLYNGTPEIPVEEFNFDFKPIPNQFLILQGNHSSAIGFFDPYLQIIRRVEKHKTYGIEPRNAEQTFSLDALTNKNLPLVSITGKAGTGKTLLALAAALAQEKNYNQILLARPIVPLSNRDLGYLPGDVGEKIGPYMQPLYDNLGVIKQQFKSNSSNYMRIEEMLKDEKLKITPLAYIRGRSLSNVFFIIDEAQNLTPHEVKTIITRAGDNTKIVFTGDIQQIDSPYLDVRSNGLSYLTDRMRSQELFGHIHLVKGERSVLAELASDLL, from the coding sequence ATGCCCACTTCGAAAACTAAAAAAATTTTTGTGCTTGACACCAATGTGCTGCTACACGATTTTCAATGCCTTGATCATTTTGAAGAACATGATATAGTACTGCCCATAACCGTTTTGGAGGAATTAGACAGATTCAAAAAGGGCCATGACCAAATTAACTATAATGCCCGTGAAATAGCCAGAAAACTAGGAAAACTCTCTGACGATAAAATATTTAAAACCGGAATAAGCCTTGGTCCTAAAAAAGGAAAACTTTTTATTGAAACAGGTAAACCATACAGCCAGGAGTTTCGAGAATCATTTCCGGCCGACACGCCCGACCACCGCATTCTATCCATTGCTTTGCAAGTAAAAGCTGCGAAGCGTAAGCCTGTAATTTTTGTATCGAAAGACATTAACCTGAGGCTTAAAGCCAAAGCCATGGGCATGCCTACAGAAGATTACGAAACAGATAAGGTAGAAAAAATTGAAAATATTTTTGAAGAAGTACAAACAGTAACTAATATCAGCGATGAGTTAATATCCAAACTATATAACGGGACTCCCGAAATACCAGTTGAAGAATTTAATTTTGACTTTAAGCCTATTCCGAACCAGTTTTTAATTTTGCAGGGAAATCACAGTTCAGCCATTGGTTTTTTTGATCCTTATCTGCAAATCATCAGACGCGTAGAAAAACATAAAACCTATGGCATTGAGCCCCGCAATGCAGAACAAACCTTCTCACTTGATGCTTTAACCAACAAAAACCTTCCCCTGGTATCAATAACCGGTAAAGCCGGAACTGGAAAAACACTGCTGGCATTGGCTGCAGCACTTGCACAGGAAAAAAACTACAACCAAATTTTACTGGCCAGACCAATAGTACCTTTATCGAATCGCGACCTTGGTTACCTGCCTGGCGACGTAGGTGAAAAAATAGGTCCCTATATGCAACCGCTCTATGACAACCTGGGTGTAATTAAACAGCAATTCAAAAGTAACAGCAGCAACTATATGCGTATTGAAGAAATGTTGAAGGACGAAAAACTTAAAATTACACCTCTGGCCTATATCAGAGGCAGAAGCCTTTCCAATGTTTTCTTTATTATTGACGAGGCTCAAAATCTTACTCCGCATGAGGTTAAAACCATTATAACACGGGCTGGTGACAATACTAAAATTGTTTTTACTGGAGATATACAACAAATTGACTCCCCATATCTGGATGTGCGTTCAAACGGACTTTCATATTTGACAGACAGAATGCGCTCCCAGGAGCTCTTTGGGCACATCCACCTCGTAAAAGGCGAAAGAAGCGTATTGGCTGAATTGGCAAGCGATTTGCTGTAA
- a CDS encoding HD domain-containing protein, producing MKDLIYKWFYNYTASFLQNDDSSPYALKYQHTLRVAQNAKKIAIKSNFPEADINLAETIGLLHDCGRFQQFAQYGTFNDRLSEDHAELSARLISSEKLLSKLNKTDSDIIIKAVAFHNKKALPTAELTDRELKFVRIVRDADKVDIYHVMANQLKKPQIDHKTLFLNQSEEVAFSAPILDAIKNQHIANIEDMKTEVDFRMIQLSWVFDINFPASLELIKTQGNLNYLIDVLPAKELVKDELNIIKKQIDYEK from the coding sequence TTGAAGGATCTTATTTATAAATGGTTTTATAATTACACTGCATCATTTTTACAAAATGATGACTCCTCCCCTTACGCCCTAAAATATCAGCATACATTAAGAGTTGCTCAAAATGCAAAAAAGATTGCTATAAAAAGTAACTTTCCTGAAGCGGATATCAACCTGGCCGAAACCATCGGATTGTTACACGACTGTGGAAGATTCCAGCAATTTGCTCAATACGGTACTTTTAATGACCGTTTGTCTGAAGACCATGCAGAATTATCGGCCCGACTTATTTCATCAGAAAAGCTTTTAAGCAAACTAAACAAAACGGACTCTGACATCATTATAAAAGCTGTTGCTTTCCATAATAAAAAAGCACTGCCAACCGCAGAATTGACAGACAGGGAACTAAAGTTCGTAAGAATTGTGCGCGATGCCGATAAGGTGGATATTTACCATGTAATGGCCAACCAACTTAAAAAACCTCAAATTGATCACAAAACACTGTTCTTGAACCAATCTGAAGAAGTTGCTTTTTCTGCTCCCATTCTTGATGCAATAAAAAACCAACATATTGCCAATATTGAAGATATGAAAACAGAAGTCGATTTCAGAATGATTCAACTCAGTTGGGTATTTGACATCAATTTTCCGGCAAGCCTTGAACTTATAAAAACGCAAGGCAATTTGAATTACTTAATCGACGTTTTGCCTGCAAAAGAATTGGTGAAAGACGAACTAAACATAATAAAAAAACAAATTGACTATGAAAAATAG
- a CDS encoding pyridoxal phosphate-dependent aminotransferase has translation MSKNTPINFDVVKSKIESLNIPDLSKATIREIVKVVDMIQAETGDKYIRMEMGVPGLPPEKIGTEAEIAALKAGVANNYPSIEGIPELKNETARFIKNFMNIDISPEGCVATTGSMQGGYASFQAVSSMDKKKDTALFIDPGFPIQKQQFKVIGAKFQSFDAYDYRGEKLRDKLEEFLSKGNINSIIFSNPNNPSWICLTDEELKIIGELANKYDVIVIEDLAYFGMDFRQDFSTPGQPPFQPSVANYTDNWIMLISSSKVFSYAGQRMAVMAISDKLYNRSYPDLQERFGADKFGYAIVYRLLYSLSSGASHSGQHALAAMFKAASDGKFNFVEPVKEYGERAKIMKKLFTKYGFEIVYNKDLDQDLADGFYFTIAYPGMNGGELIENLLYYGISAISLRGAGSTHVDGLRACVSQIQRSQFDDLEYRLKRFHEDFPN, from the coding sequence ATGAGCAAAAACACACCAATTAACTTTGATGTTGTCAAGTCCAAAATCGAATCACTTAACATTCCTGATCTCAGCAAAGCTACGATTCGCGAAATTGTGAAGGTTGTGGATATGATACAGGCAGAAACCGGTGACAAATACATCCGAATGGAAATGGGTGTTCCCGGCTTGCCACCCGAAAAAATCGGTACAGAAGCCGAAATTGCTGCTCTGAAAGCCGGTGTAGCAAACAATTATCCAAGCATTGAAGGTATTCCGGAGTTAAAAAATGAAACCGCCCGTTTCATTAAAAACTTTATGAATATCGACATAAGTCCTGAGGGATGCGTGGCCACAACAGGTTCAATGCAGGGCGGATACGCCTCTTTCCAGGCTGTAAGCAGCATGGACAAAAAGAAAGATACGGCATTGTTTATCGATCCGGGCTTTCCGATCCAAAAACAGCAATTTAAAGTTATAGGCGCCAAATTTCAATCTTTCGATGCCTATGATTACCGTGGAGAAAAACTTAGAGACAAATTAGAAGAATTTCTCAGCAAAGGAAATATCAACAGCATTATCTTTTCAAATCCTAATAATCCAAGCTGGATTTGCCTGACAGATGAAGAACTCAAAATAATTGGAGAACTTGCCAACAAATACGATGTAATCGTAATAGAGGATTTGGCTTATTTTGGAATGGATTTCCGCCAGGACTTCTCAACCCCTGGACAACCACCATTCCAACCTTCTGTTGCCAATTATACAGACAATTGGATTATGTTGATATCCAGCTCTAAAGTATTCAGCTATGCAGGTCAACGAATGGCTGTAATGGCCATATCAGACAAGTTGTATAATCGGTCATATCCCGATTTACAAGAGCGATTTGGAGCTGACAAGTTTGGATATGCCATTGTTTATCGTCTTTTATATTCCCTCAGCTCAGGCGCTTCTCATTCAGGCCAACATGCCCTGGCAGCGATGTTTAAAGCTGCAAGCGATGGTAAATTCAATTTTGTTGAACCGGTAAAAGAGTATGGTGAAAGGGCTAAAATTATGAAAAAGCTCTTCACAAAATACGGTTTCGAGATTGTGTATAACAAAGACCTGGACCAGGATCTTGCTGATGGTTTTTACTTTACCATCGCCTATCCCGGCATGAATGGCGGAGAACTGATTGAAAACTTATTGTATTATGGTATCAGTGCCATTTCACTTCGCGGGGCAGGAAGTACACATGTAGACGGATTACGCGCATGTGTTTCGCAAATTCAAAGGTCGCAGTTTGATGACCTTGAGTACAGGTTAAAACGTTTTCACGAAGACTTTCCAAATTAA
- a CDS encoding 4Fe-4S dicluster domain-containing protein, with protein sequence MAKVKGAVVVDTEKCKGCNLCVVECPTNVLALSPNVNGKGYNYAYMENPDACIGCANCGLVCPDNVITVYKVKLQEA encoded by the coding sequence ATGGCAAAAGTAAAAGGAGCAGTCGTTGTAGATACCGAAAAGTGTAAAGGATGCAACCTTTGCGTTGTAGAGTGCCCGACCAATGTTTTGGCATTATCGCCAAATGTGAATGGAAAAGGGTACAACTACGCTTACATGGAAAATCCTGATGCTTGTATCGGATGCGCCAACTGTGGGTTGGTTTGTCCTGATAATGTAATAACCGTATACAAGGTTAAATTACAAGAAGCATAA
- a CDS encoding 3-methyl-2-oxobutanoate dehydrogenase subunit VorB — MMGELRLMKGNEAIAEAAIRYGVDGYFGYPITPQSEVIETLMARKPWEETGMVVLQAESELAAANMLYGGAACGKRVMTSSSSPGISLKLEAISYMAGAELPALVVNVVRGGPGLGTIQPAQSDYFQATKGGGHGDYQLIVLAPNSVQEMADFVEDGLDLAFKYRNPSMILTDGMIGQMMEKVELKDFKTRLTEEEIIEKYGDWATTGKTKNRDKIVATSLELQSELQEKFNHKLQDKYREIEANEVRYETTMVDDAEYLLVAYGSSSRICMKAVEMARDKGIKVGLLRPITLYPFPNKELNSLADQVKGMLSVEMSAGQMVQDIKLAVNGKIPVEHFGRFGGIIPSPEEIVNALEEKIIKG, encoded by the coding sequence ATAATGGGAGAATTAAGATTAATGAAGGGTAATGAGGCCATCGCCGAAGCAGCGATTCGTTATGGCGTTGACGGATACTTCGGATACCCCATTACACCTCAATCGGAAGTTATAGAAACGCTTATGGCCCGTAAACCATGGGAAGAAACAGGCATGGTTGTTTTGCAGGCCGAAAGCGAATTAGCAGCTGCCAACATGCTTTATGGCGGAGCAGCCTGCGGTAAAAGGGTTATGACATCGTCGTCGAGCCCGGGTATCAGCCTTAAACTCGAGGCAATATCATATATGGCCGGAGCAGAACTACCTGCACTCGTTGTGAACGTTGTACGTGGTGGCCCCGGTTTAGGAACAATACAACCTGCACAGTCGGATTATTTTCAGGCTACAAAAGGTGGTGGACACGGAGACTATCAGTTAATCGTGCTTGCCCCTAACTCCGTTCAGGAAATGGCTGACTTTGTTGAAGATGGACTTGACCTGGCTTTTAAATACCGCAATCCTTCAATGATTCTGACCGATGGAATGATTGGACAGATGATGGAAAAGGTTGAATTAAAAGACTTCAAAACACGCCTTACCGAAGAAGAGATTATAGAAAAATACGGAGATTGGGCAACAACCGGAAAAACAAAAAACCGTGATAAAATTGTTGCCACATCACTAGAACTCCAGTCAGAGCTGCAAGAAAAATTCAATCATAAACTTCAAGACAAATACCGCGAAATAGAAGCCAATGAGGTACGCTATGAAACCACTATGGTAGATGACGCAGAGTACCTGCTTGTTGCATATGGTTCTTCATCAAGAATTTGTATGAAAGCTGTTGAAATGGCGCGCGATAAAGGTATAAAAGTTGGCTTGCTCAGACCCATTACGCTCTATCCATTCCCTAATAAAGAGCTAAATTCACTTGCCGATCAGGTAAAGGGAATGCTGAGTGTGGAGATGAGTGCCGGTCAAATGGTTCAGGACATTAAACTTGCAGTTAACGGTAAGATACCTGTTGAGCATTTCGGACGCTTTGGTGGTATAATACCCAGTCCTGAGGAAATTGTAAACGCACTTGAAGAAAAAATTATTAAAGGCTAA
- a CDS encoding thiamine pyrophosphate-dependent enzyme, with amino-acid sequence MDVKDIIKEENLVYKKSEVLTDNVMHYCPGCTHGVVHKVIAEVIEEKDIQDKTIGVSPVGCSVLAYNYIDIDWHEAAHGRAPAVATAVSRLMPDKYVFTYQGDGDLASIGSAEILHACNRGENIVVVFINNGIYGMTGGQMAPTTLPGMATSTSPFGRDVKLAGNPLKMTEIVAGLPGTCFVTRQSAETAGAVRKLKKAIRKGFDNAGEHKGTSFIEVVSTCASGWKMAPDAANEWMKDNMFPYYEKGTLKDE; translated from the coding sequence ATGGATGTAAAAGATATTATCAAGGAAGAAAACCTTGTCTACAAAAAATCTGAAGTTCTGACCGACAATGTAATGCACTATTGTCCGGGATGTACACATGGTGTTGTACATAAAGTTATAGCTGAAGTGATAGAAGAAAAAGACATTCAGGACAAAACCATTGGCGTATCGCCAGTAGGCTGTTCAGTATTGGCTTATAACTATATTGACATTGACTGGCACGAGGCTGCGCATGGTAGAGCCCCTGCAGTTGCAACAGCAGTATCGCGCCTAATGCCAGACAAGTATGTATTCACATATCAGGGCGATGGTGACCTGGCATCTATTGGATCAGCTGAGATTTTGCACGCCTGCAACCGTGGCGAAAATATTGTTGTGGTATTCATCAACAATGGTATTTACGGAATGACAGGTGGTCAAATGGCACCCACAACGCTTCCCGGCATGGCAACATCTACAAGCCCTTTCGGCCGTGATGTTAAACTTGCAGGAAATCCGTTAAAAATGACAGAAATTGTGGCCGGATTACCCGGAACATGCTTTGTAACCCGCCAGTCGGCTGAAACTGCCGGTGCTGTACGGAAACTCAAAAAAGCAATTCGTAAAGGTTTCGACAATGCCGGTGAGCACAAAGGTACTTCATTCATCGAAGTAGTTTCAACATGTGCGTCAGGCTGGAAAATGGCTCCTGATGCGGCAAATGAATGGATGAAAGACAACATGTTCCCTTATTACGAAAAAGGAACACTTAAAGACGAATAG
- a CDS encoding 2-oxoacid:acceptor oxidoreductase family protein: MKEEIIIAGFGGQGVLSMGKILAYSGIMQDQEVSWMPSYGPEMRGGTANVTVILSDNKISSPILNTFDTAIILNQQSLDKFEDAVKPGGLLLYDPNGIVNPPKRKDINIFKIEGAEEAAKMGNPKTFNMIVLGAFLKVKPIVKTENVKKGLEKSLPERYHKLIPLNIEAIEKGQEVVQEIQKV; encoded by the coding sequence ATGAAAGAAGAAATCATTATAGCTGGATTTGGCGGTCAGGGCGTACTATCTATGGGTAAAATTCTTGCTTATTCAGGAATTATGCAAGATCAGGAAGTAAGCTGGATGCCATCTTATGGCCCTGAAATGCGTGGCGGAACAGCGAATGTTACTGTTATCCTGAGCGATAACAAAATTAGTTCACCCATACTGAATACATTTGACACGGCCATTATCCTGAACCAGCAATCGCTCGACAAATTCGAAGATGCAGTTAAGCCCGGTGGATTGTTACTTTACGATCCAAATGGTATAGTGAACCCACCAAAGCGAAAAGATATCAATATCTTTAAAATCGAGGGTGCAGAGGAAGCTGCTAAAATGGGTAACCCCAAAACATTTAACATGATTGTTCTGGGAGCTTTCTTAAAGGTAAAACCCATTGTGAAAACTGAAAATGTTAAGAAAGGATTGGAAAAATCACTTCCTGAACGCTATCACAAACTTATTCCGCTCAATATTGAAGCAATTGAAAAAGGACAGGAAGTTGTACAGGAAATCCAAAAAGTATAA
- the crcB gene encoding fluoride efflux transporter CrcB encodes MFIKIIIIGFGGFLGTISRFLLQKVIQEQATSSFPWGTLAVNILGSFIIGVVFALSVRNNYLSPVWRNFLAIGFCGGFTTFSSFSLDNYQLLAHNQILFTILYTAISVISGLLFLYSGILAVRFFS; translated from the coding sequence ATGTTCATTAAAATAATTATTATAGGATTTGGAGGTTTTCTTGGTACCATTAGCCGCTTCTTGTTGCAAAAAGTTATACAAGAACAGGCAACCTCCTCTTTTCCATGGGGAACACTTGCAGTAAACATTCTGGGAAGTTTTATTATCGGGGTGGTATTTGCACTCTCGGTGCGAAACAATTACTTATCACCCGTTTGGCGTAATTTTTTAGCTATAGGTTTTTGTGGCGGATTTACTACATTCTCCTCTTTTTCACTTGATAACTATCAACTTTTGGCGCATAACCAGATTTTATTTACAATTTTATATACTGCAATTTCTGTGATTTCTGGTTTATTATTCTTATATTCAGGCATATTAGCAGTAAGGTTTTTTTCGTAA
- a CDS encoding DUF190 domain-containing protein, with product MQYKSKNKLRIITGENAMYRHTPLHEAIIYAAKKSGMAGATVYRGIMSYGEKSQIRSFRFFALSQDLPVVTEIIDSEKKIIEFLEILKKMMEKCNEKGLITVESTSVIQFE from the coding sequence ATGCAGTATAAATCTAAAAATAAATTACGGATAATTACTGGTGAAAATGCCATGTACAGGCATACACCACTGCATGAAGCAATTATTTATGCAGCAAAGAAGTCAGGTATGGCAGGCGCCACTGTATACAGAGGCATAATGTCGTATGGTGAAAAAAGTCAAATAAGAAGTTTTAGGTTTTTTGCCCTTTCTCAGGATCTGCCGGTTGTCACAGAAATTATTGATTCAGAGAAAAAAATCATCGAATTTCTGGAAATTTTGAAAAAAATGATGGAAAAATGCAACGAAAAGGGGCTAATTACAGTAGAAAGTACTAGTGTTATTCAATTTGAATAA